In the genome of Phlebotomus papatasi isolate M1 chromosome 2, Ppap_2.1, whole genome shotgun sequence, one region contains:
- the LOC129802840 gene encoding uncharacterized protein LOC129802840 isoform X2 — MADLADQIDDYICSFEGVGDLTMDTLAMLIFAWAVIALFVLWLCKFLYNKYVKKVKTDTASATTTDATKKVIPSASVGAPVADLVDKTRRSEPKEILSSRDVRESSAKPLGRGIVRGGAKGGASGYVPPTPPMRKRLSRKSPGPELRRSSRVVQPPSNVVGPETISVTWTSQVFRWLYSDLVIVNELLHTWVQTLNESMKKSVEEMYLQDNSTNQSNDINTISPEHGVAVEIVRVLPESPPPQLTNIFCAADENRQNDVTITMDCECTPVLQVKAFRQKSGKVETSHYKATVSRFRGRLTTKMDYYKLNGEMRTEGYPDIRIGLNSIGAIKGATDDETHLQEVVTEILINAIRTTIYPVDFSIYSTCPRPLEPEPVELPLNYPIHYDSLATNMEHLNDARVQQSAGNGVVSTGRRLLVKVLKGDGLSVAKDPFCVVEMDEPPQKNQTGVRQGANPFWDEHFLFDLSPQSAEILFEVYDRATTNAEGQSKFLGLGLVGIDELSVGPASSQILTLQPRPYESEAVSGAITVEFVFIDGAEIPAGRRPYKLKNALKIDTHSPSFNDTSNQNGNNGDIVDTAIKALEGGALHNNGHPNKSTLIIHSVQRRQPIRPLFKVGLNDKGQIELDESALNDDVQAVDEIVAQTEPKDEVDEEIVTPVSENGDLENSCATAATAEVQSNGLNSPEDLPGEPISHSSPNATNGFNGNQRDGNGIQTPTTPSDPLLPLEDDRGRTKKKRDFFGTLKRRLGRSKSRAKSVDRDMIPIDAENPRGEIRSISADRGASVVNNNSTLSSAGLAPQQRLIVPTLDQSRRSSLSESSAISGISSTSTKTYVHEASTLVLETIENGVKRHFLVPLSIAQRPRWRRKGTKLHIYNDHTFVAKHLSGGLLCDVCNRSIPRRPGKQGYECRDCQTKCHKQCHVRTPQACTNPTVLSMELSSLPTLTENHI; from the exons ATGGCCGATCTTGCGGATCAGATCGATGATTATATCTGCAGCTTTGAAGGTGTTGGCGATCTGACAATGGATACACTGGCTATGTTAATATTTGCATGGGCAGTTATTGCCCTCTTTGTGTTGTGGCTGTGCAAATTTTTATACAACAAATATGTGAAGAAGGTGAAAACGGACACTGCATCCGCAACGACAACAGATGCCACCAAGAAGGTCATCCCATCTGCATCTGTTGGTGCCCCAGTGGCTGATCTTGTGGATAAAACAAGGCGATCTGAACCCAAGGAGATCCTCTCAAGCCGCGATGTTCGA GAATCTTCGGCGAAACCCCTGGGTAGGGGAATCGTACGAGGTGGAGCGAAAGGTGGAGCGTCTGGATATGTCCCACCAACTCCTCCAATGCGAAAAAGACTCTCCCGGAAGAGTCCTGGCCCTGAATTGCGACGATCGAGtcgggtcgttcagccacccaGCAACGTCGTCGGACCAGAAACG ATTTCTGTAACGTGGACAAGCCAAGTGTTCAGATGGCTATATAGCGATCTTGTGATCGTCAACGAACTCCTTCACACTTGGGTGCAAACTCTCAATGAATCTATGAAGAAATCCGTCGAGGAG ATGTATCTCCAAGACAATTCGACAAATCAGTCGAATGATATCAACACCATCAGCCCAGAG CATGGAGTCGCTGTGGAAATTGTTAGAGTTCTTCCAGAAAGTCCTCCACCTCAGTTGACAAACATCTTCTGTGCTGCCGATGAAAATCGTCAGAATGATGTG ACAATTACAATGGATTGTGAATGCACACCTGTGCTGCAGGTGAAAGCCTTCCGACAGAAGTCAGGCAAAGTGGAGACGTCCCACTACAAAGCGACCGTATCACGTTTCCGGGGACGTCTTACCACAAAGATGGATTACTATAAATTGAATGGAGAGATGCGCACTGAGGGCTATCCTGATATTCGCATCGGTCTCAATAGTATTGGGGCCATTAAAGGGGCCACTGATGATGAGACTCACTTGCAGGAAGTTGTCACGGAAATTCTCATCAATGCCATTCGCACCACGATCTATCCCGTTGATTTCTCCATCTACTCTACATGCCCTCGACCGCTAGAGCCCGAACCTGTTGAGTTACCCCTCAACTATCCCATTCACTACGACTCTCTGGCTACAAATATGGAACATCTCAATGATGCTCGGGTCCAACAGAGTGCAGGAAATGGCGTAGTGTCCACGGGAAGGCGTCTGTTGGTGAAAGTTCTGAAAGGTGATGGCCTATCTGTGGCTAAGGATCCCTTCTGTGTGGTAGAAATGGATGAACCACCGCAGAAGAATCAAACGGGAGTGCGTCAGGGTGCTAATCCCTTCTGGGATGAACATTTTCTCTT CGATTTGTCACCCCAATCTGCGGAAATCCTATTTGAAGTCTACGATCGAGCTACAACAAATGCAGAGGGACAATCAAAGTTTCTCGGATTGGGTCTTGTGGGAATTGACGAATTGTCTGTGGGACCGGCCTCGTCGCAAATTCTTACCCTTCAGCCGCGTCCCTATGAATCTGAGGCTGTCAGTGGAGCAATAACAGTTGAG TTTGTTTTCATTGATGGAGCTGAAATTCCCGCAGGACGCCGACCGTACAAGTTGAAGAATGCCCTTAAGATCGACACCCACTCGCCATCATTCAATg ACACCAGCAACCAGAATGGGAATAATGGGGACATCGTGGATACGGCCATCAAAGCCCTCGAAGGTGGAGCACTACACAATAATGGTCATCCCAACAAAAGCACCCTCATCATCCACAGTGTTCAGCGG CGGCAACCCATTCGGCCACTCTTTAAG GTGGGATTAAACGATAAAGGCCAAATAGAATTGGATGAAAGTGCCCTAAATGATGATGTACAGGCTGTGGATGAGATTGTGGCCCAGACTGAGCCAAAGGATGAAGTAGATGAGGAAATTGTGACTCCAGTAAGTGAGAATGGTGATTTAGAAAATTCCTGTGCAACTGCCGCAACAGCCGAAGTACAATCAAATGGTCTCAATTCACCAGAAGATTTG CCTGGTGAGCCAATATCGCATTCATCGCCAAATGCCACAAATGGCTTCAATGGTAATCAGAGGGATGGCAATGGGATCCAAACACCAACAACTCCAAGTGATCCTCTGTTACCACTTGAAGATGATCGTGGAAGGACGAAGAAGAAGCGAGATTTCTTCGGAACACTTAAGAGACG ATTGGGCAGATCGAAGAGTCGTGCAAAATCCGTTGATCGCGACATGATCCCGATCGACGCAGAAAATCCACGTGGGGAGATTCGATCAATATCAGCAGATCGTGGTGCATCCGTTGTCAACAACAACAGCACATTGTCATCAGCAGGTTTAGCACCACAGCAAAGACTTATTGTTCCGACGTTGGATCAGTCACGACGATCGTCTCTTTCAGAATCATCAGCAATTAGTGGCATTTCGAGCACCAGTACCAAAACATACGTTCACGAGGCCTCAACACTCGTCTTGGAAACCATCGAAAATGGCGTGAAGCG GCATTTCCTGGTTCCACTTTCGATAGCACAGAGACCACGGTGGCGTCGTAAAGGAACGAAATTGCACATTTACAATGATCACACTTTTGTGGCGAAGCATTTAAGTGG aggTCTTCTGTGTGATGTCTGCAACCGATCAATTCCACGACGCCCGGGAAAGCAGGGCTACGAATGCCGCGACTGCCAGACAAAGTGTCATAAGCAGTGTCATGTTAGAACCCCTCAGGCCTGCACCAATCCCACGGTGCTCTCCATGGAACT GTCATCGCTACCAACACTGACAGAAAAtcacatctaa
- the LOC129802840 gene encoding uncharacterized protein LOC129802840 isoform X4 — MADLADQIDDYICSFEGVGDLTMDTLAMLIFAWAVIALFVLWLCKFLYNKYVKKVKTDTASATTTDATKKVIPSASVGAPVADLVDKTRRSEPKEILSSRDVRESSAKPLGRGIVRGGAKGGASGYVPPTPPMRKRLSRKSPGPELRRSSRVVQPPSNVVGPETISVTWTSQVFRWLYSDLVIVNELLHTWVQTLNESMKKSVEEHGVAVEIVRVLPESPPPQLTNIFCAADENRQNDVTITMDCECTPVLQVKAFRQKSGKVETSHYKATVSRFRGRLTTKMDYYKLNGEMRTEGYPDIRIGLNSIGAIKGATDDETHLQEVVTEILINAIRTTIYPVDFSIYSTCPRPLEPEPVELPLNYPIHYDSLATNMEHLNDARVQQSAGNGVVSTGRRLLVKVLKGDGLSVAKDPFCVVEMDEPPQKNQTGVRQGANPFWDEHFLFDLSPQSAEILFEVYDRATTNAEGQSKFLGLGLVGIDELSVGPASSQILTLQPRPYESEAVSGAITVEFVFIDGAEIPAGRRPYKLKNALKIDTHSPSFNDTSNQNGNNGDIVDTAIKALEGGALHNNGHPNKSTLIIHSVQRRQPIRPLFKVGLNDKGQIELDESALNDDVQAVDEIVAQTEPKDEVDEEIVTPVSENGDLENSCATAATAEVQSNGLNSPEDLPGEPISHSSPNATNGFNGNQRDGNGIQTPTTPSDPLLPLEDDRGRTKKKRDFFGTLKRRLGRSKSRAKSVDRDMIPIDAENPRGEIRSISADRGASVVNNNSTLSSAGLAPQQRLIVPTLDQSRRSSLSESSAISGISSTSTKTYVHEASTLVLETIENGVKRHFLVPLSIAQRPRWRRKGTKLHIYNDHTFVAKHLSGGLLCDVCNRSIPRRPGKQGYECRDCQTKCHKQCHVRTPQACTNPTVLSMELSKLNSAAADRSIRKL, encoded by the exons ATGGCCGATCTTGCGGATCAGATCGATGATTATATCTGCAGCTTTGAAGGTGTTGGCGATCTGACAATGGATACACTGGCTATGTTAATATTTGCATGGGCAGTTATTGCCCTCTTTGTGTTGTGGCTGTGCAAATTTTTATACAACAAATATGTGAAGAAGGTGAAAACGGACACTGCATCCGCAACGACAACAGATGCCACCAAGAAGGTCATCCCATCTGCATCTGTTGGTGCCCCAGTGGCTGATCTTGTGGATAAAACAAGGCGATCTGAACCCAAGGAGATCCTCTCAAGCCGCGATGTTCGA GAATCTTCGGCGAAACCCCTGGGTAGGGGAATCGTACGAGGTGGAGCGAAAGGTGGAGCGTCTGGATATGTCCCACCAACTCCTCCAATGCGAAAAAGACTCTCCCGGAAGAGTCCTGGCCCTGAATTGCGACGATCGAGtcgggtcgttcagccacccaGCAACGTCGTCGGACCAGAAACG ATTTCTGTAACGTGGACAAGCCAAGTGTTCAGATGGCTATATAGCGATCTTGTGATCGTCAACGAACTCCTTCACACTTGGGTGCAAACTCTCAATGAATCTATGAAGAAATCCGTCGAGGAG CATGGAGTCGCTGTGGAAATTGTTAGAGTTCTTCCAGAAAGTCCTCCACCTCAGTTGACAAACATCTTCTGTGCTGCCGATGAAAATCGTCAGAATGATGTG ACAATTACAATGGATTGTGAATGCACACCTGTGCTGCAGGTGAAAGCCTTCCGACAGAAGTCAGGCAAAGTGGAGACGTCCCACTACAAAGCGACCGTATCACGTTTCCGGGGACGTCTTACCACAAAGATGGATTACTATAAATTGAATGGAGAGATGCGCACTGAGGGCTATCCTGATATTCGCATCGGTCTCAATAGTATTGGGGCCATTAAAGGGGCCACTGATGATGAGACTCACTTGCAGGAAGTTGTCACGGAAATTCTCATCAATGCCATTCGCACCACGATCTATCCCGTTGATTTCTCCATCTACTCTACATGCCCTCGACCGCTAGAGCCCGAACCTGTTGAGTTACCCCTCAACTATCCCATTCACTACGACTCTCTGGCTACAAATATGGAACATCTCAATGATGCTCGGGTCCAACAGAGTGCAGGAAATGGCGTAGTGTCCACGGGAAGGCGTCTGTTGGTGAAAGTTCTGAAAGGTGATGGCCTATCTGTGGCTAAGGATCCCTTCTGTGTGGTAGAAATGGATGAACCACCGCAGAAGAATCAAACGGGAGTGCGTCAGGGTGCTAATCCCTTCTGGGATGAACATTTTCTCTT CGATTTGTCACCCCAATCTGCGGAAATCCTATTTGAAGTCTACGATCGAGCTACAACAAATGCAGAGGGACAATCAAAGTTTCTCGGATTGGGTCTTGTGGGAATTGACGAATTGTCTGTGGGACCGGCCTCGTCGCAAATTCTTACCCTTCAGCCGCGTCCCTATGAATCTGAGGCTGTCAGTGGAGCAATAACAGTTGAG TTTGTTTTCATTGATGGAGCTGAAATTCCCGCAGGACGCCGACCGTACAAGTTGAAGAATGCCCTTAAGATCGACACCCACTCGCCATCATTCAATg ACACCAGCAACCAGAATGGGAATAATGGGGACATCGTGGATACGGCCATCAAAGCCCTCGAAGGTGGAGCACTACACAATAATGGTCATCCCAACAAAAGCACCCTCATCATCCACAGTGTTCAGCGG CGGCAACCCATTCGGCCACTCTTTAAG GTGGGATTAAACGATAAAGGCCAAATAGAATTGGATGAAAGTGCCCTAAATGATGATGTACAGGCTGTGGATGAGATTGTGGCCCAGACTGAGCCAAAGGATGAAGTAGATGAGGAAATTGTGACTCCAGTAAGTGAGAATGGTGATTTAGAAAATTCCTGTGCAACTGCCGCAACAGCCGAAGTACAATCAAATGGTCTCAATTCACCAGAAGATTTG CCTGGTGAGCCAATATCGCATTCATCGCCAAATGCCACAAATGGCTTCAATGGTAATCAGAGGGATGGCAATGGGATCCAAACACCAACAACTCCAAGTGATCCTCTGTTACCACTTGAAGATGATCGTGGAAGGACGAAGAAGAAGCGAGATTTCTTCGGAACACTTAAGAGACG ATTGGGCAGATCGAAGAGTCGTGCAAAATCCGTTGATCGCGACATGATCCCGATCGACGCAGAAAATCCACGTGGGGAGATTCGATCAATATCAGCAGATCGTGGTGCATCCGTTGTCAACAACAACAGCACATTGTCATCAGCAGGTTTAGCACCACAGCAAAGACTTATTGTTCCGACGTTGGATCAGTCACGACGATCGTCTCTTTCAGAATCATCAGCAATTAGTGGCATTTCGAGCACCAGTACCAAAACATACGTTCACGAGGCCTCAACACTCGTCTTGGAAACCATCGAAAATGGCGTGAAGCG GCATTTCCTGGTTCCACTTTCGATAGCACAGAGACCACGGTGGCGTCGTAAAGGAACGAAATTGCACATTTACAATGATCACACTTTTGTGGCGAAGCATTTAAGTGG aggTCTTCTGTGTGATGTCTGCAACCGATCAATTCCACGACGCCCGGGAAAGCAGGGCTACGAATGCCGCGACTGCCAGACAAAGTGTCATAAGCAGTGTCATGTTAGAACCCCTCAGGCCTGCACCAATCCCACGGTGCTCTCCATGGAACT GTCAAAGCTGAATTCTGCCGCTGCTGATCGGAGTATCCGGAAACTCTGA
- the LOC129802840 gene encoding uncharacterized protein LOC129802840 isoform X17, which translates to MADLADQIDDYICSFEGVGDLTMDTLAMLIFAWAVIALFVLWLCKFLYNKYVKKVKTDTASATTTDATKKVIPSASVGAPVADLVDKTRRSEPKEILSSRDVRESSAKPLGRGIVRGGAKGGASGYVPPTPPMRKRLSRKSPGPELRRSSRVVQPPSNVVGPETISVTWTSQVFRWLYSDLVIVNELLHTWVQTLNESMKKSVEEMYLQDNSTNQSNDINTISPEHGVAVEIVRVLPESPPPQLTNIFCAADENRQNDVTITMDCECTPVLQVKAFRQKSGKVETSHYKATVSRFRGRLTTKMDYYKLNGEMRTEGYPDIRIGLNSIGAIKGATDDETHLQEVVTEILINAIRTTIYPVDFSIYSTCPRPLEPEPVELPLNYPIHYDSLATNMEHLNDARVQQSAGNGVVSTGRRLLVKVLKGDGLSVAKDPFCVVEMDEPPQKNQTGVRQGANPFWDEHFLFDLSPQSAEILFEVYDRATTNAEGQSKFLGLGLVGIDELSVGPASSQILTLQPRPYESEAVSGAITVEFVFIDGAEIPAGRRPYKLKNALKIDTHSPSFNDTSNQNGNNGDIVDTAIKALEGGALHNNGHPNKSTLIIHSVQRRQPIRPLFKPGEPISHSSPNATNGFNGNQRDGNGIQTPTTPSDPLLPLEDDRGRTKKKRDFFGTLKRRLGRSKSRAKSVDRDMIPIDAENPRGEIRSISADRGASVVNNNSTLSSAESSAISGISSTSTKTYVHEASTLVLETIENGVKRHFLVPLSIAQRPRWRRKGTKLHIYNDHTFVAKHLSGGLLCDVCNRSIPRRPGKQGYECRDCQTKCHKQCHVRTPQACTNPTVLSMELSSLPTLTENHI; encoded by the exons ATGGCCGATCTTGCGGATCAGATCGATGATTATATCTGCAGCTTTGAAGGTGTTGGCGATCTGACAATGGATACACTGGCTATGTTAATATTTGCATGGGCAGTTATTGCCCTCTTTGTGTTGTGGCTGTGCAAATTTTTATACAACAAATATGTGAAGAAGGTGAAAACGGACACTGCATCCGCAACGACAACAGATGCCACCAAGAAGGTCATCCCATCTGCATCTGTTGGTGCCCCAGTGGCTGATCTTGTGGATAAAACAAGGCGATCTGAACCCAAGGAGATCCTCTCAAGCCGCGATGTTCGA GAATCTTCGGCGAAACCCCTGGGTAGGGGAATCGTACGAGGTGGAGCGAAAGGTGGAGCGTCTGGATATGTCCCACCAACTCCTCCAATGCGAAAAAGACTCTCCCGGAAGAGTCCTGGCCCTGAATTGCGACGATCGAGtcgggtcgttcagccacccaGCAACGTCGTCGGACCAGAAACG ATTTCTGTAACGTGGACAAGCCAAGTGTTCAGATGGCTATATAGCGATCTTGTGATCGTCAACGAACTCCTTCACACTTGGGTGCAAACTCTCAATGAATCTATGAAGAAATCCGTCGAGGAG ATGTATCTCCAAGACAATTCGACAAATCAGTCGAATGATATCAACACCATCAGCCCAGAG CATGGAGTCGCTGTGGAAATTGTTAGAGTTCTTCCAGAAAGTCCTCCACCTCAGTTGACAAACATCTTCTGTGCTGCCGATGAAAATCGTCAGAATGATGTG ACAATTACAATGGATTGTGAATGCACACCTGTGCTGCAGGTGAAAGCCTTCCGACAGAAGTCAGGCAAAGTGGAGACGTCCCACTACAAAGCGACCGTATCACGTTTCCGGGGACGTCTTACCACAAAGATGGATTACTATAAATTGAATGGAGAGATGCGCACTGAGGGCTATCCTGATATTCGCATCGGTCTCAATAGTATTGGGGCCATTAAAGGGGCCACTGATGATGAGACTCACTTGCAGGAAGTTGTCACGGAAATTCTCATCAATGCCATTCGCACCACGATCTATCCCGTTGATTTCTCCATCTACTCTACATGCCCTCGACCGCTAGAGCCCGAACCTGTTGAGTTACCCCTCAACTATCCCATTCACTACGACTCTCTGGCTACAAATATGGAACATCTCAATGATGCTCGGGTCCAACAGAGTGCAGGAAATGGCGTAGTGTCCACGGGAAGGCGTCTGTTGGTGAAAGTTCTGAAAGGTGATGGCCTATCTGTGGCTAAGGATCCCTTCTGTGTGGTAGAAATGGATGAACCACCGCAGAAGAATCAAACGGGAGTGCGTCAGGGTGCTAATCCCTTCTGGGATGAACATTTTCTCTT CGATTTGTCACCCCAATCTGCGGAAATCCTATTTGAAGTCTACGATCGAGCTACAACAAATGCAGAGGGACAATCAAAGTTTCTCGGATTGGGTCTTGTGGGAATTGACGAATTGTCTGTGGGACCGGCCTCGTCGCAAATTCTTACCCTTCAGCCGCGTCCCTATGAATCTGAGGCTGTCAGTGGAGCAATAACAGTTGAG TTTGTTTTCATTGATGGAGCTGAAATTCCCGCAGGACGCCGACCGTACAAGTTGAAGAATGCCCTTAAGATCGACACCCACTCGCCATCATTCAATg ACACCAGCAACCAGAATGGGAATAATGGGGACATCGTGGATACGGCCATCAAAGCCCTCGAAGGTGGAGCACTACACAATAATGGTCATCCCAACAAAAGCACCCTCATCATCCACAGTGTTCAGCGG CGGCAACCCATTCGGCCACTCTTTAAG CCTGGTGAGCCAATATCGCATTCATCGCCAAATGCCACAAATGGCTTCAATGGTAATCAGAGGGATGGCAATGGGATCCAAACACCAACAACTCCAAGTGATCCTCTGTTACCACTTGAAGATGATCGTGGAAGGACGAAGAAGAAGCGAGATTTCTTCGGAACACTTAAGAGACG ATTGGGCAGATCGAAGAGTCGTGCAAAATCCGTTGATCGCGACATGATCCCGATCGACGCAGAAAATCCACGTGGGGAGATTCGATCAATATCAGCAGATCGTGGTGCATCCGTTGTCAACAACAACAGCACATTGTCATCAGCAG AATCATCAGCAATTAGTGGCATTTCGAGCACCAGTACCAAAACATACGTTCACGAGGCCTCAACACTCGTCTTGGAAACCATCGAAAATGGCGTGAAGCG GCATTTCCTGGTTCCACTTTCGATAGCACAGAGACCACGGTGGCGTCGTAAAGGAACGAAATTGCACATTTACAATGATCACACTTTTGTGGCGAAGCATTTAAGTGG aggTCTTCTGTGTGATGTCTGCAACCGATCAATTCCACGACGCCCGGGAAAGCAGGGCTACGAATGCCGCGACTGCCAGACAAAGTGTCATAAGCAGTGTCATGTTAGAACCCCTCAGGCCTGCACCAATCCCACGGTGCTCTCCATGGAACT GTCATCGCTACCAACACTGACAGAAAAtcacatctaa
- the LOC129802840 gene encoding uncharacterized protein LOC129802840 isoform X3, translating to MADLADQIDDYICSFEGVGDLTMDTLAMLIFAWAVIALFVLWLCKFLYNKYVKKVKTDTASATTTDATKKVIPSASVGAPVADLVDKTRRSEPKEILSSRDVRESSAKPLGRGIVRGGAKGGASGYVPPTPPMRKRLSRKSPGPELRRSSRVVQPPSNVVGPETISVTWTSQVFRWLYSDLVIVNELLHTWVQTLNESMKKSVEEMYLQDNSTNQSNDINTISPEHGVAVEIVRVLPESPPPQLTNIFCAADENRQNDVTITMDCECTPVLQVKAFRQKSGKVETSHYKATVSRFRGRLTTKMDYYKLNGEMRTEGYPDIRIGLNSIGAIKGATDDETHLQEVVTEILINAIRTTIYPVDFSIYSTCPRPLEPEPVELPLNYPIHYDSLATNMEHLNDARVQQSAGNGVVSTGRRLLVKVLKGDGLSVAKDPFCVVEMDEPPQKNQTGVRQGANPFWDEHFLFDLSPQSAEILFEVYDRATTNAEGQSKFLGLGLVGIDELSVGPASSQILTLQPRPYESEAVSGAITVEFVFIDGAEIPAGRRPYKLKNALKIDTHSPSFNDTSNQNGNNGDIVDTAIKALEGGALHNNGHPNKSTLIIHSVQRVGLNDKGQIELDESALNDDVQAVDEIVAQTEPKDEVDEEIVTPVSENGDLENSCATAATAEVQSNGLNSPEDLPGEPISHSSPNATNGFNGNQRDGNGIQTPTTPSDPLLPLEDDRGRTKKKRDFFGTLKRRLGRSKSRAKSVDRDMIPIDAENPRGEIRSISADRGASVVNNNSTLSSAGLAPQQRLIVPTLDQSRRSSLSESSAISGISSTSTKTYVHEASTLVLETIENGVKRHFLVPLSIAQRPRWRRKGTKLHIYNDHTFVAKHLSGGLLCDVCNRSIPRRPGKQGYECRDCQTKCHKQCHVRTPQACTNPTVLSMELSKLNSAAADRSIRKL from the exons ATGGCCGATCTTGCGGATCAGATCGATGATTATATCTGCAGCTTTGAAGGTGTTGGCGATCTGACAATGGATACACTGGCTATGTTAATATTTGCATGGGCAGTTATTGCCCTCTTTGTGTTGTGGCTGTGCAAATTTTTATACAACAAATATGTGAAGAAGGTGAAAACGGACACTGCATCCGCAACGACAACAGATGCCACCAAGAAGGTCATCCCATCTGCATCTGTTGGTGCCCCAGTGGCTGATCTTGTGGATAAAACAAGGCGATCTGAACCCAAGGAGATCCTCTCAAGCCGCGATGTTCGA GAATCTTCGGCGAAACCCCTGGGTAGGGGAATCGTACGAGGTGGAGCGAAAGGTGGAGCGTCTGGATATGTCCCACCAACTCCTCCAATGCGAAAAAGACTCTCCCGGAAGAGTCCTGGCCCTGAATTGCGACGATCGAGtcgggtcgttcagccacccaGCAACGTCGTCGGACCAGAAACG ATTTCTGTAACGTGGACAAGCCAAGTGTTCAGATGGCTATATAGCGATCTTGTGATCGTCAACGAACTCCTTCACACTTGGGTGCAAACTCTCAATGAATCTATGAAGAAATCCGTCGAGGAG ATGTATCTCCAAGACAATTCGACAAATCAGTCGAATGATATCAACACCATCAGCCCAGAG CATGGAGTCGCTGTGGAAATTGTTAGAGTTCTTCCAGAAAGTCCTCCACCTCAGTTGACAAACATCTTCTGTGCTGCCGATGAAAATCGTCAGAATGATGTG ACAATTACAATGGATTGTGAATGCACACCTGTGCTGCAGGTGAAAGCCTTCCGACAGAAGTCAGGCAAAGTGGAGACGTCCCACTACAAAGCGACCGTATCACGTTTCCGGGGACGTCTTACCACAAAGATGGATTACTATAAATTGAATGGAGAGATGCGCACTGAGGGCTATCCTGATATTCGCATCGGTCTCAATAGTATTGGGGCCATTAAAGGGGCCACTGATGATGAGACTCACTTGCAGGAAGTTGTCACGGAAATTCTCATCAATGCCATTCGCACCACGATCTATCCCGTTGATTTCTCCATCTACTCTACATGCCCTCGACCGCTAGAGCCCGAACCTGTTGAGTTACCCCTCAACTATCCCATTCACTACGACTCTCTGGCTACAAATATGGAACATCTCAATGATGCTCGGGTCCAACAGAGTGCAGGAAATGGCGTAGTGTCCACGGGAAGGCGTCTGTTGGTGAAAGTTCTGAAAGGTGATGGCCTATCTGTGGCTAAGGATCCCTTCTGTGTGGTAGAAATGGATGAACCACCGCAGAAGAATCAAACGGGAGTGCGTCAGGGTGCTAATCCCTTCTGGGATGAACATTTTCTCTT CGATTTGTCACCCCAATCTGCGGAAATCCTATTTGAAGTCTACGATCGAGCTACAACAAATGCAGAGGGACAATCAAAGTTTCTCGGATTGGGTCTTGTGGGAATTGACGAATTGTCTGTGGGACCGGCCTCGTCGCAAATTCTTACCCTTCAGCCGCGTCCCTATGAATCTGAGGCTGTCAGTGGAGCAATAACAGTTGAG TTTGTTTTCATTGATGGAGCTGAAATTCCCGCAGGACGCCGACCGTACAAGTTGAAGAATGCCCTTAAGATCGACACCCACTCGCCATCATTCAATg ACACCAGCAACCAGAATGGGAATAATGGGGACATCGTGGATACGGCCATCAAAGCCCTCGAAGGTGGAGCACTACACAATAATGGTCATCCCAACAAAAGCACCCTCATCATCCACAGTGTTCAGCGG GTGGGATTAAACGATAAAGGCCAAATAGAATTGGATGAAAGTGCCCTAAATGATGATGTACAGGCTGTGGATGAGATTGTGGCCCAGACTGAGCCAAAGGATGAAGTAGATGAGGAAATTGTGACTCCAGTAAGTGAGAATGGTGATTTAGAAAATTCCTGTGCAACTGCCGCAACAGCCGAAGTACAATCAAATGGTCTCAATTCACCAGAAGATTTG CCTGGTGAGCCAATATCGCATTCATCGCCAAATGCCACAAATGGCTTCAATGGTAATCAGAGGGATGGCAATGGGATCCAAACACCAACAACTCCAAGTGATCCTCTGTTACCACTTGAAGATGATCGTGGAAGGACGAAGAAGAAGCGAGATTTCTTCGGAACACTTAAGAGACG ATTGGGCAGATCGAAGAGTCGTGCAAAATCCGTTGATCGCGACATGATCCCGATCGACGCAGAAAATCCACGTGGGGAGATTCGATCAATATCAGCAGATCGTGGTGCATCCGTTGTCAACAACAACAGCACATTGTCATCAGCAGGTTTAGCACCACAGCAAAGACTTATTGTTCCGACGTTGGATCAGTCACGACGATCGTCTCTTTCAGAATCATCAGCAATTAGTGGCATTTCGAGCACCAGTACCAAAACATACGTTCACGAGGCCTCAACACTCGTCTTGGAAACCATCGAAAATGGCGTGAAGCG GCATTTCCTGGTTCCACTTTCGATAGCACAGAGACCACGGTGGCGTCGTAAAGGAACGAAATTGCACATTTACAATGATCACACTTTTGTGGCGAAGCATTTAAGTGG aggTCTTCTGTGTGATGTCTGCAACCGATCAATTCCACGACGCCCGGGAAAGCAGGGCTACGAATGCCGCGACTGCCAGACAAAGTGTCATAAGCAGTGTCATGTTAGAACCCCTCAGGCCTGCACCAATCCCACGGTGCTCTCCATGGAACT GTCAAAGCTGAATTCTGCCGCTGCTGATCGGAGTATCCGGAAACTCTGA